ACAGGATCCTGAAGTAAGTGTAGAAGATAATGAGCCAAACTATGACTAGGAACACTATATAGGTGATATCCCTCTTCTTGATAATGGTGGGATTCCTGAAGACGGTTTCCCTGAGACAGAAGACTCGGGTATGAAAAAACTCCAGGGGTTCTGTGGCCAGGGCGATGAAGAGGTCGGGGAGGACAGACAACATGCTCGTCGCCCAGATCAGACCAATCAGCATGTGTGTTCTTTTGACTGTACAGATCTGCGCATGGCGGAGGGGGACGCAGATGGCAATGTAGCACTCTACCGCCATGCAGGCCAGGTTCAGAGGGGTGTTTTCGGTGGTGAAAAGAGCAAGCAGGAtggcacagcagcagagggagacatTTATTGTGTAGAGGGTGTAGCTGAGGAGGAATAGCATGATAGTGAGCATCAGCTGGATCATATCGTTGACCACCAGGTGAATGAAAAGGATGTAGCGAGGATTCATGTAGAAGATCTGGTTGGCgggaatgaagaggagaggggtatggggagatggaaggagaggaggatggaggggaaaattgagagaggagagtggggagGAAAGAAAATAGTTGAGTGGAGCAGAGTTCAGTAGAAGAGGGGCAAGGGCAAGACTAGAGAAAACAGCACATGGGAAGTGGGGAAAGGTGTAGAGAAAAGGGGAGTTTCTCCAAAGAATCATCATTACAGAACATTGATGCTTTTTTTGGAAACCAAAATCTCTATGTTTTTGTACTGGATTTACATATTTCTAAGAGCACACATTGTAGTATCGTAATTAAGTTTTCTCATTCTGACATAAATGGCAATTACTTGAGTCATTGCTGCAGTGTTTACAATGAACACATTAGCAAACATTGTACAGATTCAAAATATAGTGCATTTAATATTGACttgactagtgcagtgcccgttcaaaacgtgcctgtccggaacgggccgattgctgcttgcTGCTTTCTCGAGAActgctcgtgcccgtagtgctgCTTTCTCGAGAATCGCGtgtgcccgtaccgcttgagccccgctgccgcacagagcgctgtccgcttgtttattcaaagtttagtaatattgaacgtgtcgcgtgtccaaattgcaccaaatccgacactgcacgtccttgggtccccagtcCCCAGACTTCACCAGTGAGACTAAACTGCGCTTGAACCGTAGAAGCAGTTTACGGCCTTCCATTGGTTGATTCTGCTGCCAATCAAACGTGTCTGCGCTCCTATTGGCTAGTTTTACTGCCTCCGCCTCTGttattttctcctgtgtgtgctcGTTCTTCTCTCTCGGGCATGAGCGGGGCGCGTGCCTTTGTcccgctcagccagtcagagccctgaagcccccccccccgctgcactcagacacagagctgagaggctcgctgttcgcttgtttagtcggtttattaatattgaacgtgtcacgtgtccaaattgcaccaaatccgacactgcacatccttgggtccccagcaatacactcgccaagtgtgaagttgatcggacgaacggttctcgagatatgcgaaggacacacacacactcactcacagacagagattcctcgaATTAGTAGATAGATGTTTACAATAACTTTATCCTTGTGCCGCTCCTTTATCAAGAGCTGACAATCACCCGCAGAAGCATTTATAGATGGACAATGCTTTTTCCACCACTAGACCTAGGATTGGACTTGTAATACCTGAAAGGTGTGCTGCTAATTCTGGTGAATCAAACATTAGCTAGACACAgcactcttcttctttctgcctGTAGTTTTACAGTGACTGTCCACTGACAACACCCACACTCCTTGCCAACGCTGTGCTCGTAAATTTTGGACGCTTCATGGGTGTGGAAATCGATGTAGGCAAATTTGATGGTATAGGACTTATCCTAGAAAAATGCTCAACTGAACAcaaacactatttttttttcagattttttttttttgtattattatttatttctaattcctaaattattttttttcaaaaaagttAATATGGGTCATGGATGTTATTGTAGGCCTAACTCCTTGTTTTTCTATGTTGAGAATTGTCAGGTAATGATCATTTACATCCTGGTCCTCCtgctaataaataaaataaagtgaattTTAATTTGTGAAAAGATGCATCATACAAAATTGGATGTGTAGGAACAGTAATAATTATTTTTCCGCCATGCTCTGTCTGGTGGGACAGGTGGAACATCAAGGAGGATACTTCATGAACAGACATGAATCAAACTGACACCTGCTGTTCTACTTATTAATGCTTGCTTCAGACGTGTAAAATTTGCATGAAATAGACTTTAGTTCATCTTTTGGCACCGCCCTGTCAATGTTGAGCTTGGAATTTTTTGACGCTCACCTTCCCACAATTTTCCACATAATCTCTACGCCTGCAAATTTGGCCGTTCAGTGGACACTCACTGTTAATCCAGCAGCAGAGGTGGTGGtgatataaatattaatttctGCCATATCTCCTCATTAAATTGATCATAAGTGGTTGGTTGACAGTGAAGGAATGTCAAACCTGATGTTTGCGGAAGGTGTGAATGAGACTGGCATTGATGTAGTTGATGGAGATGCCGAGAGCCACAACAACCACATTTTTGGTCACAGCTGTGGCGAAGGAGTCTCGATATTGTATAACCACTGTTACATTGGCAGATGACACGTTCATCTCTTGGAAGCTGAAGTTGAAGTCTAACAAAAGAGAGACAACGTAATATTCATCAACTATCATAAGAAACATTAACCCAAATATGCAACTTGTATGCAACATTATAGAGTTGCTATAAGTAATGTCATCATTTATTTACCATTGATCATATATTTATCATTGACTGGTTGAATACCATATTATATAACAGTAGTTacaataattatacaacaaatGCAATGATTCTATACAATAATACACAACATAATCACACTTAGTAAACTGAGGAAGAACTCTTGGCTGGGTGGCATTGCACATTGTGGAAAAATGTGTGGAAAAATCTCATGCGAATTTTAGATAACGTACAATAAACACTTTAGGAATAACTTCAGTTACATTATCAGGTTCATCATAGGCCTTTAGAGTGAGTCTTAGACATATACCATTAACAATTTGATCATGATAATTTCCACGCATGGTTATTTTTCAATAGTCTTTGCTATTTGCACCACAATCGTTGGCTTCATTACAGCTTTGTTGaaagttgcatttttaaaactaCTGGGCACTTTTCGACATTGTGGAACCGCTGGATGAATTCAATTTTGTTAGAGAGCCTTCCGTCCTCCTTACCAGGCCCACTCAATGATAAGAGCACAAGAAAGTAGTACTCACCTCAGGCAGAAGATCAGGGCATCAACTTGAAAGATAAAAATCAatataatattttgaaaatacaattaaaataacCACAGTAGTGGAAAGAACAACATGAACGGCCCTTTTTtaatcatcattattttcaGTGTGGTTCCAATTTCCACTTCATTCAGTTCATTGTTTTGACACTTTGTCTTGAAACTGTGAAGGTGAGGCTGAGTAAGAATTCCAAAAcgatatccattttgggaaggAAGTTCATCATTGATTATAGATGATCAGTCTGTAAAACTAGTATTAttttcaaccaaggacttacaAGAAGTTACCTAAGATCCTTTAAAAAGCATCATAATTATTTTCAACTTTTTGCTTTCAATTGTCAAGCTATTgtgatgtttttcaaatggtggagatCTCAGTTTCAGAATGCTGTGCTGGGAGTGTGGATGAGGGAAGTGCCTCAGGACTGATAATAACATGgatttcaaaatacaaattatcctgcaacaggagaaaagacaaatctcagaaaaaaaaaaaaaaacacactagagTAAGATAGGATCATGTAGCCATAACCAGCATGTTTGCTGCCACACATGGACAATGCACACCTCAGGTAAAGACCAACCTGGTGATATACATCATCAGTCAAGTCAGAATATACATTATCGGTCAAGTCAGAATATGATAAGGAAATATGAATGAgttgatgaaaatgtatttcactATCATAGCATTGCAGCACTTCATTCAACTCTATTGTGACATTCCTCTGTGGCTATATGACTGTAGTGAAAGTTCACAGGTGGTACTTACCTTAGTTAATGCAGTCAGACCAGGATGCCAACGTGACATAACAGAGAGTGGCTCCAGAAAATCTATCAGATACTTTTATATGTGCTGGGGTTGGCAAACATCTAAGGATACAGgggtgtgtgtatacatgtgtaggtgtaggtgtgaaTGCATGCAGGTGGgtagtagatgtgtgtgtgtgtgtgtgtgtgtgtgtgtgtgtgtgtgtgtgtgtgtgtgtgtgtgtgtgtgtgtgtgcgtgcctgcatgGATGTATGGTTGTGTACACATTAGGGctgtcaaaattggccaaaaatgacgttccattattccttctaaaaaaacacataggttcgaaccattcgaatatctatttttgcgcattatgtccataagagggcaaaccaatacaatgagagacataactacttgtataggtatatacaagtctctctctctctctcgctctctctctctgcgccgTGGTTGGTGCTAGAGTGAGAACTGAGAAcgcgctgtctctcggagcaagatcaaatgaatgattcgtaattgatatgttattcgatagcctaatttttatacaggttaggtaatattcatactggtttaaataaacaatttgatacaacTTTATCTCGAGGTTCCACAATTTTGCCGTCTGACCAAAATCCGAAGTATTTCCAAACagggctttttagattgctcggagggggttgtgaactctctgccatcattaccacacggttgttgttgaattattcgctcgtttcagcttgacctatatttcattttcaatcaatgaaagTGACGTTGTGTGACTTCTGTCCATCATGCAGTGCATTCAGTGCAGCGGCCCAGGCCCACGCAAGAACTCGCGAGGCGGACAGCCGCGgtagtgctgcttttttttttttttcacaatcgaatattaattttcataatcgaatgtctgtttttttttacaattcgattatataatcgaatttAGAATATTCGTTGACAGCCCTAGTACGCATGCACAtgggtccgtgtgtgtgtgctcacactaTCTGCCTTATTGACTCTGACTCTCCAGCCATAGCATAGAGCTGTAGTTTGAGTTGAAAATGATATTTAACTTTGATACGATGTTCATATCTTTCATCACACTTACATATGTGGACATGAACAACCATGGAAATCACAGGAGGTAGATGATCTATAGTCATTTTCTGTCTATTGTTTCCAATAATTGCAACCAGGCAAAATTATACAATTTCTTACtgagaacataaacacaaacttaatttgtatttgtattaccACGGCAGACCGCAGTATTtacagctgcagctggagattCAAGGCCAGAGCGCAGCAACTACTCCTACTGCATTCTGCCTTGGATTTAGCtgggtttttttgttactgcaaatTTGACATGCAGTTTTGTCTCAAACTAAACATAAATGAGCCAAAACAGTTTGTTACAAGATAAAACAGAGGCTGGTGAACAAAGTCGGTTTCCAGTCTTAATTCAATTTTGACCAAACTTGTAGTTACTACATTTTGCCTTTGCACGTCAGTATTGCGTAAACATTTAATGAAACCTGATGCAAAGATTTCATCAGTATTCATGTATGTGACATGTAGCTGCTATGAAGCTCTTATTTACTCCATATGATTGTGTTACacgtttacattttagacatttagctgacactaatCCAGAGCaccttacaatgagtgcagcagtagaatgagCTTTATTTATAGTTGAAAGCATAGAATAACTCAATTTATAGAACCAAAGTCCTGACTGGAGTGCTTAGATCATAGCACCACTGGGGAGCCAAGAGGGATAACAATCATCGGCCCGGACTATGGCCTGGAGGCATGGCGATGTAGCTCCCTTAGCAGCCTTGGGTTGTCAATGACATGAGCAGCAGAGCGAGTGGAGAGAGTGCTGGAGAAGGGCGACATGGGCTAatttggggaaagtgaatgcAAGGTGGGCTTAGGATGCTCAGGAAAGCCTTCCAGAGTTCATGAAgtgtcacctttttttttttaaataaagaccTCCTAATTGCAGTCTGTGGATGGGTGATTACTGTATTCTCACTTTACACAACAGATACGTTTTCAGGTACCTCCTGAAAGTCTTGTCCCGTAGGCCATAGATGATTGGACTAATGGATCGTGGCAGGATGTGTATAATAATATAGCAAGCAAAGAGGGAGTCCGCATAATGTTCAGGGAACCAGTACAGCAGAGCTTTTTTTAACACGGGGAGGGCATAGGTAGCCatacacaacagcagctgaaaTCCATGAAGGAGGATAGTTTTCTGGGCCTTCTTAGCATCGGTGCTTGCCTCCTTGGCAGTGAACAGGATCCTGAAGTAAGTGTAGAAGATAATGAGCCAAACTATGACTAGGAACACTATATAGGTGATATCCCTCTTCTTGATAATGGTGGGATTCCTGAAGACGGTTTCCCTGAGACAGAAGACTCGGGTATGAAAAAACTCCAGGGGTTCTGTGGCCAGGGCGACGAAGAGGTCGGGGAGGACAGACAACATGCTCGTCGCCCAGATCAGACCAATCAGCATGTGTGTTCTTTTGACTGTACAGATCTGCGCATGGCGGAGGGGGACGCAGATGGCAATGTAGCACTCTACCGCCATGCAGGCCAGGTTCAGAGGGGTGTTTTCGGTGGTGAAAAGAGCAAGCAGGAtggcacagcagcagagggagacatTTATTGTGTAGAGGGTGTAGCTGAGGAGGAATAGCATGATAGTGAGCATCAGCTGGATCATATCGTTGACCACCAGGTGAATGAAAAGGATGTAGCGAGGATTCATGTAGAAGATCTGGTTGGCgggaatgaagaggagaggggtatggggagatggaaggagaggaggatggaggggaaaattgagagaggagagtggggagGAAAGAAAATAGTTGAGTGGAGCAGAGTTCAGTAGAAGAGGGGCAAGGGCAAGACTAGAGAAAACAGCACATGGGAAGTGGGGAAAGGTGTAGAGAAAAGGGGAGTTTCTCCAAAGAATCATCATTACAGAACATTGATGCTTTTTTTGGAAACCAAAATCTCTATGTTTTTGTACTGGATTTACATATTTCTAAGAGCACACATTGTAGTATCGTAATTAAGTTTTCTCATTCTGACATAAATGGCAATTACTTGAGTCATTGCTGCAGTGTTTACAATGAACACATTAGCAAACATTGTACAGATTCAAAATATAGTGCATTTAATATTGACttgactagtgcagtgcccgttcaaaacgtgcctgtccggaacgggccgattgctgcttgcTGCTTTCTCGAGAActgctcgtgcccgtagtgctgCTTTCTCGAGAATCGCGtgtgcccgtaccgcttgagccccgctgccgcacagagcgctgtccgcttgtttattcaaagtttagtaatattgaacgtgtcgcgtgtccaaattgcaccaaatccgacactgcacgtccttgggtccccagtcCCCAGACTTCACCAGTGAGACTAAACTGCGCTTGAACCGTAGAAGCAGTTTACGGCCTTCCATTGGTTGATTCTGCTGCCAATCAAACGTGTCTGCGCTCCTATTGGCTAGTTTTACTGCCTCCGCCTCTGttattttctcctgtgtgtgctcGTTCTTCTCTCTCGGGCATGAGCGGGGCGCGTGCCTTTGTcccgctcagccagtcagagccctgaagcccccccccccgctgcactcagacacagagctgagaggctcgctgttcgcttgtttagtcggtttattaatattgaacgtgtcacgtgtccaaattgcaccaaatccgacactgcacatccttgggtccccagcaatacactcgccaagtgtgaagtcgatcggacgaacggttctcgagatatgcgaaggacacacacacatacacacacactcactcacagacagagattcctcgaATTAGATAGATGTTTACCATAACTTTATCCTTGTGCCGCTCCTTTATCAAGAGCTGGCAATCACCCGCAGAAGCATTTATAGATGGACAATGCTTTTTCACCACTAGACCTAGGATTGGACTTTTAATACCT
This DNA window, taken from Centroberyx gerrardi isolate f3 chromosome 5, fCenGer3.hap1.cur.20231027, whole genome shotgun sequence, encodes the following:
- the LOC144539328 gene encoding odorant receptor 131-2-like, with protein sequence MNVSSANVTVVIQYRDSFATAVTKNVVVVALGISINYINASLIHTFRKHQIFYMNPRYILFIHLVVNDMIQLMLTIMLFLLSYTLYTINVSLCCCAILLALFTTENTPLNLACMAVECYIAICVPLRHAQICTVKRTHMLIGLIWATSMLSVLPDLFIALATEPLEFFHTRVFCLRETVFRNPTIIKKRDITYIVFLVIVWLIIFYTYFRILFTAKEASTDAKKAQKTILLHGFQLLLCMATYAGPLLKKALLYWFPEHYADSLFACYIIIHILPRSISPIIYGLRDKTFRRYLKRYLLCKVSIQ
- the LOC144539329 gene encoding odorant receptor 131-2-like, which encodes MNVSSANVTVVIQYRDSFATAVTKNVVVVALGISINYINASLIHTFRKHQIFYMNPRYILFIHLVVNDMIQLMLTIMLFLLSYTLYTINVSLCCCAILLALFTTENTPLNLACMAVECYIAICVPLRHAQICTVKRTHMLIGLIWATSMLSVLPDLFVALATEPLEFFHTRVFCLRETVFRNPTIIKKRDITYIVFLVIVWLIIFYTYFRILFTAKEASTDAKKAQKTILLHGFQLLLCMATYALPVLKKALLYWFPEHYADSLFACYIIIHILPRSISPIIYGLRDKTFRRYLKTYLLCKPMSPFSSTLSTRSAAHVIDNPRLLRELHRHASRP